One window of Nicotiana tomentosiformis chromosome 11, ASM39032v3, whole genome shotgun sequence genomic DNA carries:
- the LOC104093592 gene encoding transcription factor bHLH110 produces MSAECTLENSDLTTNNNNPNFCLLTQNWWPQDNNPISSCNTTRNSNYLWQQQQQQANHNQQSSDSSSCEEDVQNTATNNLQQYQFLLGVDDNSTSFISGETAASSDHNHLIWSQLILSSSASETAGNINTKNLLENNNQDAISEMSLLDGASTLISSKSRFDHNQLANDDDDYFHPYSNLLLGRQIHNNYTDNINAMEPSSHQYWRQGENGHQEVKLPRHHCGILPQVDNSCADDINSRSFPDFNVSFGSYLSKPLVDTFNDFKPSLKTLNLAQHKKQGLQPSLTKSRGTKSTCNTLTRNGRAQEIQSEGKKRRSGDNSDTNSKRQKIESSAVSSPKVQVPKVKLAEKITALQQIVSPFGKTDTASVLWETINYVRFLQEQIQLLSHAYMKSNTCKERWGGFDRKDVDLRSRGLCLVPLSCTPQIYRESNNGSDYLIPSYRGCLYR; encoded by the exons ATGTCTGCAGAATGCACTCTTGAAAACTCCGATTtaaccaccaataacaacaaccccAATTTCTGCTTATTAACACAAAACTGGTGGCCACAGGACAATAATCCAATTTCTTCATGCAATACCACTAGAAACTCCAACTATTtatggcaacaacaacaacaacaagcaaACCATAATCAACAGTCATCAGATTCTTCCTCTTGTGAGGAAGATGTTCAAAATACTGCCACTAATAATCTTCAACAATATCAGTTTCTACTTGGTGTTGATGATAACAGCACTTCTTTCATTTCTGGAGAAACCGCTGCGTCCTCTGATCACAACCACCTCATTTGGAGCCAACTCATCCT AAGCAGCTCTGCTAGTGAAACAGCTGGGAATATTAATACTAAAAATCTGTTGGAGAATAACAACCAAGATGCAATTTCAGAGATGAGTTTATTGGATGGAGCATCAACCTTAATCTCCTCTAAATCTCGTTTTGACCATAATCAACTGGCTAATGATGATGATGACTACTTTCATCCCTACAGTAATCTTCTTCTTGGAAGGCAAATTCATAATAATTATACAGATAATATTAATGCTATGGAACCTAGTTCACATCAATACTGGAGACAAGGAGAAAATGGACATCAAGAAGTGAAATTGCCCAGACATCACTGTGGAATACTGCCACAagtggataactcatgtgctgatGATATTAATTCAAGAAGCTTTCCTGATTTTAATGTATCTTTTGGTAGCTATTTAAGCAAGCCATTGGTGGATACTTTCAACGACTTTAAGCCAAGTCTGAAAACGTTGAATTTAGCACAACATAAAAAGCAAGGCCTCCAACCATCTCTT ACCAAGTCTAGGGGTACAAAATCAACATGCAACACGTTGACAAGAAACGGAAGAGCACAAGAAATTCAAAGTGAAGGAAAAAAGAGGAGATCAGGAGATAATTCAGACACAAACTCTAAAAGGCAAAAGATTGAAAGTTCGGCAGTTTCCTCTCCAAAG GTACAAGTCCCAAAAGTGAAGCTTGCAGAAAAAATCACAGCTCTCCAACAAATTGTGTCACCATTTGGAAAG ACTGATACGGCATCCGTTCTGTGGGAAACAATCAACTATGTTAGATTCTTACAAGAGCAAATACAG CTACTGAGCCATGCCTACATGAAGAGCAATACCTGCAAG GAACGCTGGGGAGGATTTGACAGAAAAGACGTTGATCTGAGGAGTAGAGGTCTTTGTTTAGTACCACTTTCATGTACCCCTCAAATTTATCGTGAGAGTAACAATGGATCTGACTATTTGATCCCATCATACAGAGGATGCTTGTATAGATAA